In Molothrus ater isolate BHLD 08-10-18 breed brown headed cowbird chromosome 11, BPBGC_Mater_1.1, whole genome shotgun sequence, a genomic segment contains:
- the LOC118691767 gene encoding histone H1-like yields MTKLKAAASGSKARKTAGPSVTELLTRAVSAPKEHKELSLAMLRKALAADGCDEEENKSHIKLGPKSLASNGALVQTKGTGASGSFKLNKKTGETKEKATKKRTAAKPKNPAAKKPTDPAKKPKKVVMVKKSHKKAKMVKKSPKKAKKPAATAAKKAAKSLKGAAWAGHAKEAVKNPAKTKEVKPKAAKPKAVKPKAAKVKKAVPKKK; encoded by the coding sequence GAAGCTGAAGGCGGCAGCGAGCGGCTCCAAGGCCCGCAAGACCGCAGGGCCCAGCGTCACTGAGCTGCTCACCAGGGCCGTGTCTGCCCCCAAGGAGCACAAGGAGCTCTCCCTGGCCATGCTCAGGAAGGCGCTGGCTGCCGATGGCTGTGACGAGGAGGAGAACAAGAGCCACATCAAGCTGGGGCCCAAGAGCCTTGCCAGCAATGGAGCCCTGGTGCAGACCAAGGGCACTGGGGCCTCTGGCTCTTTCAAGCTGAACAAGAAGACGGGTGagacaaaagaaaaggcaacaaAGAAAAGGACAGCTGCCAAACCCAAGAACCCAGCAGCCAAGAAGCCCACAGACCCTGCCAAGAAGCCCAAGAAAGTGGTGATGGTGAAGAAGAGCCACAAGAAGGCCAAGATGGTGAAGAAGAGCCCCAAGAAGGCAAAGaagccagcagccacagcagccaagAAAGCAGCCAAGAGTCTCAAGGGAGCCGCATGGGCAGGCCACGCCAAGGAGGCAGTGAAGAACCCAGCTAAGACAAAAGAAGTGAAGCCCAAAGCAGCCAAGCCTAAGGCAGTCAAACCCAAAGCAGCCAAGGTAAAGAAGGCAGTGCCAAAAAAGAAGTAA